TTTAGAAACGTTTTAAACCGGCTTAGAAATTTTATAAACAGTTCTAAACCCTTCTTCTCGGATCACGACTTCGTCATCGATGCCGTCGTCGTCGCTCCGTTCGACCGACGGTTTGCGGCAAAAACGACCCTATTCCGGCCCCTCGGACCGACCGCGCGCCCCTCGCGCGGCGTCGACCGCGCCGGCGTCCGCACCGTCCGCGCGGGCCTCCGGCTCCCTCAGTCGCGCCGGTGAACCCAGAACGTCTCCGACTCCGTCGCCTCCTTCTTGAATATCGGCACCTCGTCTTTCAGGCGGTCGATCCCGTCCTCGACGGTCCGGAACGCCTCCCGCCGGTGGCCAGCGAGGACGACGACGAACACGATGTCCTCGCCCGCCTCGATCACGCCCGTGCGGTGGTGCATCCGCACGTCGAAGACGCCGTCGCGGTCCGTCAGCTCGTCGGCGATGGCGTCCATCCGCTCGGCGGCGACCCCCTCGTACTTCTCGAAGGCGAGGTGCGTCGTCCGGTCGTCCTCGGGACCATCGCGGGCGCGCACGCGACCGGTGAACGTGGCGATCGCGCCCGACCGGTCCGCGTCCGCCGACGCCTCGACGCGCCGCACCAGCGTCTCGCGGGTGATCCACGGCTCCGCGGCGTCGAGGTCCGCGACCAGCCCCTCGAGGTCGACCGCGTCCGGGGCGGGCGCGGTCGCGAGGACGGTCCCCGGCACGCTCTCGGGGTCCGGGTCCTCGCCGAGGAGGACCGCGGGCACCCGCAGCCGCGACTCGCCGACCGCGATCAGGTAGTCGTGGTCGGGGGCGAGCCCGTCCAGCAGGTCGTCGAACCCCTCGGTCTCCCCTCGGCCGGTCCAGTTCCCGTCGCCGTCGAACGCGAGCGCGGTGTCGGCACCGGGGCGCTGTCCGGGGTCGGCGACCCCGCCGTCGACGACCCCGCCGTCGGCGGTCGCGTCGCCCGAGCCCGGTCGGTCGCCGTCGGCGGCGTCGTCCCGCTCGACGACGGCGACGCGCCCGCCGAGCCGCGCCGCGAGCCGTCGCGCCAGCCTCGGAGCACCGTCCCCGACGATCGATATCGGTCGCATACCCGAGAGCGGGACGCGACCGGCTTAGGCGTTTCCCGGTCGGCTCGGGGCGACGGCCGGGGGTCGGCGGCTCCCTCGGCGCGACCCGCGCGTCCGGGCTTGACAATCCTTAAGACCGCGACAGGGGTACTCGTCGCCAATGAGAGTCGTCGTTTCTGTCGGCGGAAGCGTCCTCGCGCCGGACCTCGACCCCGAGCGCGTGGCCGCGTACGCCGAGGCGATCGAACGGCTGGTCACCGACGGCTGCGAGGTGGGGGTCGTCGTCGGCGGGGGCGGCGTCGCCCGCGAGTACATCGAGACGGCCCGCGAGATCGGGGCCAACGAGGTCGAACTCGACCGGCTCGGCATCGGCACCACTCGGCTCAACGCGCGACTGCTGATCGCGGCGCTCGGCGACCGCGCGAACCTCGCGCCCGCGACCGACTACGAGGAGGCCGGCGCGGCGCTCCGCCGCGGCGAGGCCGCGGTGATGGGCGGCGTCACCCCGGGACAGACGACCGACGCGGTCGCGGCCGCGTTCGCGGAGTCGGTCGACGCCGACCTGCTCGTGTACGCCACCAGCGCCGACGGCGTGTACGACGCCGACCCCAACGCCGACCCCGATGCGACGCAGTACGCGTCGCTGTCGCCGGCCGAACTCGTCGATATTGTCCTCCCGATGAGCCGGAACGCTGGGGCCTCCGCGCCCGTCG
This genomic stretch from Halorubrum hochsteinianum harbors:
- a CDS encoding molybdopterin synthase: MRPISIVGDGAPRLARRLAARLGGRVAVVERDDAADGDRPGSGDATADGGVVDGGVADPGQRPGADTALAFDGDGNWTGRGETEGFDDLLDGLAPDHDYLIAVGESRLRVPAVLLGEDPDPESVPGTVLATAPAPDAVDLEGLVADLDAAEPWITRETLVRRVEASADADRSGAIATFTGRVRARDGPEDDRTTHLAFEKYEGVAAERMDAIADELTDRDGVFDVRMHHRTGVIEAGEDIVFVVVLAGHRREAFRTVEDGIDRLKDEVPIFKKEATESETFWVHRRD
- the pyrH gene encoding UMP kinase, producing MRVVVSVGGSVLAPDLDPERVAAYAEAIERLVTDGCEVGVVVGGGGVAREYIETAREIGANEVELDRLGIGTTRLNARLLIAALGDRANLAPATDYEEAGAALRRGEAAVMGGVTPGQTTDAVAAAFAESVDADLLVYATSADGVYDADPNADPDATQYASLSPAELVDIVLPMSRNAGASAPVDLLAAKLIDRAGIRSIVLDGTDPTAVVDAVLRGDHTGTDVVPTDGDEPSYWTGER